A genomic window from Purpureocillium takamizusanense chromosome 2, complete sequence includes:
- a CDS encoding uncharacterized protein (COG:S~TransMembrane:12 (i83-106o118-138i150-169o175-196i208-233o239-258i297-318o338-359i380-401o413-435i447-468o474-495i)~EggNog:ENOG503NVPV), protein MATKPNDAEAVPANRPPTSYTEDDGHDGDKIEPFHQAPGVEAYRSASHVSGPDPFHHNADGPAPDTDEANEMYDRLGAHRKSIIVAVCSFCAFLSPMSSTSILAATPEVAAEYHTTGSIINVSNAGYMVFMGISPVVWGPMSEVFGRRPVLMLTAVLFFFLSLATALAPNLASFFVFRAASAFEGTSFILLGAACLGDIYRPTERGTAVGWFLSGTLVGPAFGPFIGGIIVTYASWRSIFWLQTALSGTAVLGVFFLVPETIHHRKYADLEGYSAPDRMKALLSMINPIRPLRLFRYWNQVLVACGSSSLVWNMYSLLTPIRYVLNPRFHLESPLLSGLFYLAPGCGYILGTFVGGRWADRTVRVWIKKRNGVRVPEDRLRSAVPFMGILMPACILIYGWAVDKAVGGIPLPVIVLFLQGVGQLFCFPSLNTYCLDVMPGQGAEVTAANYFVRYLAGCLGTAVVLPAIEGVGVGWFQTISALFLVASTVGVMAAIRWGESWRKATDTKMARQRMRKSQLTRSASPMTGVGDVAAVSDKEKEETDTDMCVAGNEEAAQVRASRRKPGAPPEKSL, encoded by the exons atggccacgaAACCgaacgacgccgaggcggtgccTGCCAACCGTCCACCAACATCGTACACTgaggacgacggccatgacggggaCAAAATCGAGCCTTTTCACCAAGCACCCGGTGTTGAAGCCTATCGGTCAGCGTCACACGTGTCTGGACCAGACCCCTTCCACCACAATGCCGATGGCCCAGCTCCCGACACCGACGAGGCAAACGAGATGTACGACCGCCTTGGTGCACACCGCAAAAGCATCATTGTCGCCGTCTGCTCCTTCTGCGCCTTCCTCTCGCCCATGTCCAGCACCAGCATTCTGGCCGCTACCCCCGAAGTGGCCGCCGAGTACCACACTACCGGCTCCATCATCAACGTCAGCAACGCCGGCTACATGGTCTTCATGGGCATATCCCCCGTTGTCTGGGGACCCATGAGCGAGGTTttcggccgccggcccgttTTGATGCTGACAGCTgtgctcttcttcttcctcagcTTGGCCACAGCCCTGGCCCCGAACCTGGCCTCCTTTTTCGTCTTTCGTGCCGCTTCCGCTTTCGAGGGGACCTCCTTCATTCTTCTTGGCGCGGCTTGTCTTGG AGACATCTATCGTCCAACTGAGCGTGGTACCGCCGTTGGATGGTTTTTGTCGGGAACGCTCGTCGGGCCGGCATTCGGACCATTCATTGGTGGTATCATCGTAACGTATGCATCATGGAGATCCATCTTTTGGCTGCAGACGGCCCTCTCGGGAACAGCAGTGCTCGGAGTCTTCTTTCTAGTTCCGGAGACGATCCACCATAGGAAGTACGCCGACCTAGAAGGCTACTCGGCGCCGGATAGGATGAAGGCGTTGCTGAGCATGATTAACCCCATCAGACCACTGAGGCTATTCCGGTACTGGAACCAGGTGCTCGTGGCCTGTGGCAGCTCCTCGCTGGTGTGGAACATGTACAGCTTGCTGACGCCCATCCGCTACGTGTTGAACCCGCGATTCCACCTTGAATCGCCTCTGCTCTCGGGTCTGTTTTATCTGGCTCCGGGATGCGGGTACATCCTAGGTACCTTCGTGGGAGGGCGGTGGGCAGACAGAACCGTGCGTGTGTGGATCAAGAAGCGCAATGGAGTGCGTGTTCCTGAGGACAGGCTGCGATCTGCGGTACCGTTCATGGGCATCTTGATGCCTGCGTGTATCCTCATATATGGCTGGGCGGTAGACAAGGCCGTCGGGGGCATCCCTCTACCCGTCATTGTGCTCTTTCTCCAGGGCGTCGGACAGCTCTTCTGTTTTCCTTCGCTCAACACATACTGCCTCGATGTCATGCCGGGCCAGGGAGCCGAGGTAACTGCCGCCAACTACTTTGTGCGGTACTTGGCCGGCTGTCTGGGTACAGCTGTGGTTCTCCCCGccatcgagggcgtcggcgtagGCTGGTTTCAGACCATCTCTGCCCTTTTCCTAGTTGCCTCAACCGTCGGGGTCATGGCTGCAATTCGCTGGGGGGAATCGTGGAGGAAGGCAACCGACACGAAGATGGCGCGGCAAAGAATGCGGAAAAGCCAGCTGACCCGGAGTGCATCGCCGATGacaggcgtcggcgacgtagCAGCAGTGTCTGACAAGGAGAAAGAAGAGACGGATACGGACATGTGTGTTGCTGGGAATGAGGAGGCGGCCCAGGTGAGAGCCAGTCGTCGCAAGCCGGGAGCACCGCCTGAGAAGAGCTTGTAA
- a CDS encoding uncharacterized protein (EggNog:ENOG503P1CI~COG:S), giving the protein MDPLTAFSLFCNIVTTVDAAIKTAKQLKELYDAPRGLTGHMERVRRSAAQLGQLVNKLDSERRKVSSESHQRGLFADIASDCKDMAGRIEEIIRECRVDDRGPRIWAVSKALFRHGETKSELDRLLSEMQSKMKTLHLSITAASEAELRTLKGQLCKHGLQQSEMMKILSSIGNDLSIEKDLLASLQGLSKAFQEAQVSMRHAAILKVLKPRAVYDREDSIRERHSETFDWIINPPDDRKSSEDSNPNGSTQSRGSHDAATSSVRTGDQIRDVGFVKWLTEGSGVFHIAGKPGSGKSTLMKFLVGEPAVRTYLEQWAASASKELIFSQFFFWKYGSVDQKTFRGLLRALLYDISVKDARVTKALFPRLWGDNETWFIPEASHITIRSRDIRDAFDKLRTDGYLRQTFRVCFFIDGLDELDEQEKNLKDLARDIKAWTEGPEGTTFMKLCVSSREEYPIMSTFPSTQRIRLQDLTKNDISTLVENTLGADEHFLALKTGNEYAARYLLDSIVKDAQGVFLWVVLLIKKIEIELSSNIASLESLENIIQTTPKELEGLIEDLLKSIENHYKHGAYFVLSMALRFTGCHLSKEGSLDDKEQAIHQNTFDNMLYNLEEYEYDEIKLPAYGIAKVLDEFPRESGAFNARPWQKWVTRQEYEAAADRAADKEIHAHPRI; this is encoded by the exons ATGGACCCGCTCACGGCATTCTCTCTCTTCTGCAACATCGTTACGACTGTAGATGCGGCCATCAAGACGGCGAAACAACTGAAGGAGCTGTACGATGCGCCACGCGGGCTCACGGGCCATATGGAGCGCGTCCGGCGAAGCGCTGCTCAGCTGGGCCAACTCGTGAACAAACTGGACAGCGAGCGACGCAAGGTTTCCTCAGAATCTCATCAGCGTGGGCTTTTCGCCGATATTGCAAGTGATTGCAAAGACATGGCCGGAAGGATTGAGGAAATCATTCGCGAGTGCCGAGTTGACGACCGCGGTCCGAGGATATGGGCTGTCTCTAAAGCCCTTTTTCGACATGGAGAGACAAAGTCTGAGCTTGACAGGCTGCTATCAGAGATGCAGTCGAAGATGAAGACATTGCATTTATCCATAACAGCAGCGAGCGA GGCCGAGCTACGCACACTCAAGGGGCAATTATGCAAACATGGTTTGCAGCAGTCCGAGATGATGAAGATACTGTCATCCATCGGAAATGATCTTTCGATAGAGAAAGATCTCCTGGCGAGCTTGCAAGGGCTGTCCAAGGCGTTCCAGGAAGCTCAGGTCTCGATGCGCCATGCCGCTATCCTGAAAGTCCTCAAGCCCAGGGCCGTGTACGATCGCGAGGACAGTATCAGAGAACGTCACTCGGAGACTTTCGATTGGATCATAAATCCACCGGATGACAGAAAGTCCTCTGAGGATAGTAATCCCAATGGATCGACTCAGAGTCGCGGCTCCCATGATGCAGCAACATCGAGCGTCCGTACCGGGGACCAAATTCGCGATGTCGGCTTTGTCAAATGGTTGACGGAAGGATCTGGCGTGTTCCATATCGCCGGGAAGCCGGGCTCGGGGAAATCCACGCTCATGAAGTTTCTAGTCGGCGAACCCGCTGTGCGAACTTACCTCGAGCAATGGGCCGCGTCAGCAAGCAAGGAGCTTATCTTTTCCCAATTCTTCTTCTGGAAGTACGGCTCCGTGGACCAAAAAACTTTCCGGGGTCTGCTCCGCGCCTTGCTGTACGATATATCAGTCAAGGACGCGCGCGTGACAAAGGCGTTATTTCCGCGGCTCTGGGGCGACAACGAGACCTGGTTCATTCCGGAGGCAAGTCATATTACGATCAGGTCCCGGGATATACGCGATGCATTTGATAAGCTGCGCACCGATGGGTACCTGCGCCAGACGTTCCGCGTGTGTTTCTTCATTGACGGCCTagacgagctcgacgagcaaGAGAAGAACCTCAAAGATCTCGCTAGGGACATAAAGGCGTGGACAGAAGGCCCCGAAGGCACAACCTTCATGAAGCTCTGCGTATCGAGCAGAGAGGAGTACCCTATCATGAGCACATTCCCGTCCACTCAGCGGATCCGCCTGCAGGACCTCACAAAGAATGACATTTCGACCCTAGTCGAGAACACGCTCGGTGCCGATGAGCATTTTTTAGCCCTCAAAACGGGCAATGAATATGCTGCTAGGTATCTGCTTGACTCCATCGTAAAGGATGCCCAGGGCGTCTTCCTCTGGGTGGTCCTCCTGATCAAAAAGATCGAGATTGAGCTTTCTTCCAATATTGCCTCCCTTGAATCCTTAGAGAACATTATACAGACAACTCCCAAGGAGCTCGAAGGATTGATTGAAGATTTACTGAAGTCAATCGAGAACCATTACAAGCACGGCGCCTACTTCGTTCTGTCGATGGCTCTCCGCTTTACGGGCTGCCATCTTAGCAAGGAAGGCTCACTTGATGATAAGGAGCAGGCTATTCATCAAAATACTTTCGATAATATGCTCTACAATCTCGAGGAGTATGAGTACGATGAGATCAAGCTTCCAGCCTACGGAATCGCAAAAGTGCTAGACGAGTTTCCAAGAGAGAGCGGCGCATTCAATGCACGACCATGGCAGAAATGGGTGACGCGACAAGAGTACGAGGCTGCGGCAGATCGAGCGGCAGACAAG GAAATTCATGCCCATCCACGCATCTGA
- a CDS encoding uncharacterized protein (COG:S~EggNog:ENOG503NZ7S~TransMembrane:1 (i50-68o)): protein MERAVTLFSRSSSRNSEHIKSEPLLPCSEKPASRRPGASSLLGNCLYRRVFIWTILSLALVSVALLNASDISVPDAVAEYGKHKISPSHPDAGRTTVVVTPGSDEPHSQSQEDGKNDDALSDKDGEDQETNYEEQESTNDENDLKEFEQAVQDMPWLLFKHLDGYFHGLKALVHKSKHIPEYPNKTAYAPFPRPSINADVPKPRPYRPYQHTGGAKPCYLDDENRVSPPDIYAYDGLPQHMPDPAIGSYNIFGIRDDVCFDRFGRYGPYGLGYGNLRGGTGVGIETESSGSDTIWEETGQINYNYVDWGKAQKRCSERNRHRLLEVDEDTEELPWSREDRAGKKGRIAVVVRCYQGFKWTETAILNFRAMVTELSLKSGGEYTVHLLLHVRDEGLPIWADDITAQQLLDSEIPSEFHSMVTFWSETQMKLFYPGNFDEPMENPSNTGVHGVYRSAHLALQVFATQNPEYEYFWNWEMDIRVMGSYYELLDRIGRWADDQPRELLWERNERYYVPDFHRSWDNFTQQVRLESENPEREPILGPVRFDGRRPLRSEQWGSSMLPDSCSRGQDRAQCGVGEGADLITLNPIFDVERSGWVFANDATGYGKLDSSSLPRRCSIVTASRLSRRLLLSMHEEVWRYRHTMFSEMFPATVALHHGLKAVYAPHPIYLDRAWQPLGSSISAAFNGGEHNSTSGTHSPYGMGNEHIHKGASYYYHSEFSGLLWRRWLGYAQLDGRGHNGGRGGQGTLRGGAEEESREGSSGRLCLRSMLLHPIKHERPSD from the exons ATGGAGCGCGCCGTTACGTTGTTTAGTCGCTCGAGCTCTCGCAACTCTGAGCATATAAAAAGCGAACCTCTTTTACCCTGTTCAGAGAAACCCGCCTCTCGTCGCCCAGGAGCCAGCTCATTACTAGGCAACTGTCTCTATCGGCGAGTCTTCATTTGGACCATTTTAAGCTTGGCTCTCGTCTCCGTTGCTCTCCTCAATGCCTCCGACATTTCGGTACCAGATGCCGTTGCCGAATACGGCAAACACAAGATCTCTCCAAGTCACCCAGATGCCGGACGTACTACTGTAGTGGTGACGCCCGGTAGTGACGAGCCTCATAGCCAGAGCCAGGAAGACGGGAAGAACGACGATGCTCTGAGCGATAAAGACGGGGAGGACCAAGAAACGAATTACGAGGAGCAGGAAAGCACCAATGATGAGAACGACCTAAAGGAATTCGAGCAGGCCGTGCAAGATATGCCCTGGCTCCTTTTCAAGCA CCTCGATGGATATTTTCATGGGCTCAAAGCACTGGTCCATAAGTCGAAGCACATTCCCGAATACCCGAACAAGACCGCGTATGCCCCATTTCCAAGGCCCTCTATCAACGCCGACGTACCCAAGCCGCGGCCATACAGGCCATATCAACACACAGGTGGCGCCAAACCTTGCTACCTCGATGATGAGAACCGCGTGTCTCCGCCCGATATATATGCCTACGACGGCTTGCCACAGCACATGCCAGACCCCGCCATCGGCTCGTATAATATTTTTGGGATCAGGGATGATGTTTGCTTTGACCGGTTTGGGCGTTATGGCCCCTATGGACTCGGTTACGGGAATTTACGGGGTGGAACTGGTGTAGGCATCGAGACGGAGAGCAGCGGAAGCGACACGATCTGGGAGGAGACGGGGCAGATTAATTATAACTATGTCGACTGGGGCAAAGCACAGAAGAGGTGTTCCGAGCGTAATCGCCACAGACTGCTCGAGGTTGATGAGGATACTGAGGAACTACCTTGGTCACGAGAAGATCGCGCGGGCAAGAAGGGTCGCATTGCTGTGGTCGTCCGCTGCTACCAGGGCTTCAAGTGGACCGAAACGGCAATACTTAACTTTCGTGCCATGGTCACGGAACTTTCTCTCAAGTCAGGAGGAGAGTATACAGTTCACCTCTTGCTCCACGTTCGCGACGAGGGCTTGCCCATTTgggccgacgacatcaccgCACAGCAACTCCTGGACAGCGAGATCCCCAGCGAATTCCACAGCATGGTCACATTCTGGAGCGAAACGCAGATGAAGCTATTCTACCCTGGCAATTTTGACGAGCCCATGGAAAATCCAAGCAACACTGGTGTACATGGCGTCTATCGGAGTGCGCACTTGGCGCTGCAAGTCTTCGCAACGCAAAATCCCGAATATGAGTACTTTTGGAACTGGGAGATGGACATACGGGTCATGGGAAGCTATTACGAACTTCTTGACAGAATCGGGCGCTGGGCTGACGACCAGCCGCGTGAGCTTTTATGGGAGCGCAATGAGCGCTACTATGTTCCAGACTTCCATCGATCGTGGGACAACTTCACACAACAGGTACGCCTAGAGTCGGAAAACCCCGAAAGGGAGCCAATACTTGGCCCGGTCAGGtttgacgggcggcgaccctTGAGAAGCGAACAGTGGGGATCCTCGATGCTGCCCGACTCGTGCTCCCGCGGCCAAGACCGAGCGCAGTGCGGCGTGGGTGAAGGGGCAGATCTAATCACGTTAAACCCGATATTCGATGTCGAACGTTCCGGTTGGGTTTTTGCCAATGACGCAACGGGATACGGCAAATTGGATTCCTCATCGCTGCCGCGAAGGTGTAGCATCGTGACGGCATCGCGCCTCAGCCGGCGACTGCTGCTGTCAATGCATGAGGAAGTTTGGCGTTACCGCCATACCATGTTTTCGGAGATGTTCCCTGCTACTGTGGCGCTTCACCACGGCCTCAAGGCCGTCTACGCCCCGCATCCGATATACCTTGACCGCGCATGGCAACCTCTTGGGTCGTCCATCTCCGCGGCCTtcaatggcggcgagcacaACTCGACATCCGGGACTCACTCCCCATACGGTATGGGTAACGAGCACATCCACAAAGGCGCAAGCTACTACTATCATAGCGAATTTTCTGGTCTGCTTTGGAGACGATGGCTGGGCTACGCACAGctggacggccgcggccataATGGTGGTAGGGGAGGGCAAGGCACACTTCGTGGAGGTGCGGAGGAAGAGAGCCGTGAGGGGAGCAGCGGACGGCTCTGCTTGCGCAGCATGCTTCTCCACCCGATCAAGCATGAGCGACCATCGGATTGA
- a CDS encoding uncharacterized protein (COG:S~EggNog:ENOG503P3AC), translating into MPRPAKRRHAAAAAPVSPPISSFTRVSKSQVAPDPSLKKAQVEAPVPASSRKRKAASFEELEQEQEPSLTRRTVSFPPSSSDDEEAPTPRKRACRRTEDPDARRAPVKPTVVKGKRVAKAAPSRAQTAHRPSETTILATTRRQEKTVQTKIDVAYSKRVNKAKSEDKQATPLPPHLADLVSLNKVFLKTVTLQIAHSGSNAPVDLRTISPQIARTWGKRQVTVEDIRRCIAIQSHASPATTTTSTAPTTCSPFIVSDYGRGRVCVELAPGHNGLAINEDRLNRLFEANLRALCAERAVDDMADVDVPLASLSLAELPQAAIADMGASARVNPMLSKGHRALADLRGGILAKQQEREAKQQQAAASSSATTNANGPKMSLLDRLRLKQAAKTNEAAPPSGPELQRRAALNRVADVAATISMLSLSNPLSLPRQAFTMAAILEKLKDSLRVPVSREEGTACVRLIASEVAPEWLRVVTIGGRENVVVQRNGQPVDRVIHERVQKLLAG; encoded by the coding sequence ATGCCTCGACCCGCCAAGAGAcggcacgccgcggcggcagccccggTCTCCCCACCCATCAGCTCCTTCACGCGCGTCTCCAAGTCCCAGGTCGCTCCCGACCCGTCGCTGAAGAAGGCCCAAGTCGAGGCCCCGGTCCctgccagcagccgcaagaGAAAGGCCGCGTCCTttgaggagctggagcaggagcaggagcccAGCCTGACGCGACGCACCGTGTCGTtcccgccgagcagcagcgacgacgaggaggcacCCACGCCGCGCAAGCGTGCCTGTCGACGTACCGAAgaccccgacgcccgccgcgccccggtCAAGCCCACGGTCGTCAAGGGCAAGCGCGTCGCCAAGGCGGCACCTTCGAGGGCGCAGACCGCACACCGTCCCAGCGAGACGACCATcctcgcgacgacgcggcggcaggagAAGACGGTACAGACCAAGATCGACGTCGCATACAGCAAGCGAgtcaacaaggccaagagCGAGGACAAGCAGGCGACACCCTTGCCACCTCATCTCGCGGACCTGGTCAGCCTGAACAAGGTCTTTCTCAAGACGGTCACCCTTCAGATCGCccacagcggcagcaacgcgCCCGTCGACCTTCGCACCATCTCTCCCCAGATTGCCCGCACCTGGGGCAAGAGGCAGGTCACCGTCGAAGACATCCGCCGGTGCATCGCCATACAGTCGCATGCGAGTCCCGCCACAACTACGACATCTACAGCCCCCACGACGTGCTCCCCGTTCATCGTGTCCGACTATGGCAGGGGCAGGGTCTGCGTGGAGCTCGCCCCCGGTCACAATGGCCTAGCAATCAACGAGGACCGCCTCAACCGGCTGTTCGAGGCCAACCTGCGCGCCCTCTGCGCCGAgcgtgccgtcgacgacatggccgacgtggacgtgCCGCTGGCGAGTCTCTCCCTCGCCGAACTACCGCAGGCGGCCATCGCCGATAtgggcgcctcggcgagagTCAACCCGATGCTCAGCAAAGGCCACCGAGCGCTGGCggacctgcgcggcggcatcctcgccaagcagcaggagagagaggccaagcagcagcaggccgcagcgagcagctcggcgaccaCCAACGCAAACGGCCCCAAGATGAGCCTGCtggaccgcctccgcctcaagcaggcggccaagaccaacgaggccgcgccgccgtcgggccccgagctgcagcgccgggccgcgctcaaccgcgtcgccgacgtggccgccaccatctcCATGCTCAGCCTCTCGAACccgctgtcgctgccccGGCAGGCCttcaccatggccgccattctggagaagctcaaggactCGCTCCGCGTGCCCGTCtcgcgggaggagggcaccGCCTGCGTGCGGCTCATTGCCAGCGAGGTGGCACCCGAGTGGTTGCGCGTAGTTACCATTGGGGGGCGGGAGAACGTGGTGGTGCAGAGGAACGGCCAGCCTGTCGATCGGGTTATTCACGAGCGCGTACAGAAGCTTCTGGCGGGCTGA